A genomic region of Ovis aries strain OAR_USU_Benz2616 breed Rambouillet chromosome 20, ARS-UI_Ramb_v3.0, whole genome shotgun sequence contains the following coding sequences:
- the LOC114109700 gene encoding histone H4 — MSGRGKGGKGLGKGGAKRHRKVLRDNIQGITKPAIRRLARRGGVKRISGLIYEETRGVLKVFLENVIRDAVTYTEHAKRKTVTAMDVVYALKRQGRTLYGFGG, encoded by the coding sequence ATGTCTGGTCGCGGTAAAGGCGGAAAGGGTCTGGGCAAAGGAGGCGCCAAGCGCCACCGCAAAGTTCTTCGTGATAACATCCAGGGTATTACCAAGCCTGCCATTCGGCGCCTGGCTCGTCGTGGTGGTGTGAAGCGCATCTCCGGGCTCATCTATGAGGAGACTCGCGGGGTGCTGAAGGTGTTCCTGGAGAACGTGATCCGCGACGCGGTCACTTACACCGAGCACGCCAAGCGCAAGACTGTCACAGCCATGGACGTGGTCTACGCGCTCAAGCGTCAGGGCCGCACTCTCTACGGTTTCGGTGGCTGA
- the LOC114109692 gene encoding histone H2B type 1-C/E/F/G/I: protein MPEPAKSAPAPKKGSKKAVTKAQKKDGKKRKRSRKESYSVYVYKVLKQVHPDTGISSKAMGIMNSFVNDIFERIAGEASRLAHYNKRSTITSREIQTAVRLLLPGELAKHAVSEGTKAVTKYTSSK from the coding sequence ATGCCTGAGCCAGCGAAGTCCGCTCCTGCCCCGAAGAAGGGTTCCAAGAAGGCGGTGACCAAGGCGCAGAAGAAGGACGGCAAGAAGCGCAAGCGCAGCCGCAAGGAGAGCTACTCCGTGTACGTGTACAAGGTGCTGAAGCAGGTCCACCCGGACACCGGCATCTCGTCCAAGGCCATGGGCATCATGAATTCCTTCGTCAACGACATCTTCGAGCGCATCGCGGGCGAGGCGTCGCGCCTGGCTCATTACAACAAGCGCTCGACCATCACATCCAGGGAGATCCAGACGGCCGTGCGTCTTCTGCTGCCTGGGGAGCTGGCTAAGCACGCCGTGTCCGAGGGCACCAAGGCCGTCACCAAGTACACCAGCTCCAAGTGA
- the LOC101120447 gene encoding histone H2A type 1, which yields MSGRGKQGGKARAKAKTRSSRAGLQFPVGRVHRLLRKGNYAERVGAGAPVYLAAVLEYLTAEILELAGNAARDNKKTRIIPRHLQLAIRNDEELNKLLGKVTIAQGGVLPNIQAVLLPKKTESHHKAKGK from the coding sequence ATGTCTGGACGTGGCAAACAAGGCGGCAAAGCTCGCGCCAAGGCCAAGACCCGCTCTTCTCGGGCAGGCCTCCAGTTCCCGGTGGGCCGAGTGCACCGCCTTCTCCGCAAGGGTAACTACGCCGAGCGGGTTGGGGCCGGGGCCCCGGTGTACCTGGCGGCGGTGCTGGAGTATCTGACGGCCGAGATTCTGGAGCTGGCCGGTAACGCGGCCCGGGACAACAAGAAGACCCGCATCATCCCGCGTCACCTGCAGCTGGCCATCCGCAACGACGAGGAGCTCAACAAGCTGCTGGGCAAAGTCACTATCGCTCAGGGTGGTGTCCTGCCCAACATCCAGGCGGTGCTGCTGCCCAAGAAGACTGAGAGCCACCACAAGGCGAAAGGCAAATAG
- the LOC101118484 gene encoding histone H3.1: protein MARTKQTARKSTGGKAPRKQLATKAARKSAPATGGVKKPHRYRPGTVALREIRRYQKSTELLIRKLPFQRLVREIAQDFKTDLRFQSSAVMALQEACEAYLVGLFEDTNLCAIHAKRVTIMPKDIQLARRIRGERA, encoded by the coding sequence ATGGCTCGAACTAAGCAGACTGCTCGGAAGTCTACCGGCGGCAAGGCACCGCGCAAGCAGCTCGCCACCAAGGCAGCCCGCAAGAGCGCGCCGGCCACCGGCGGCGTGAAGAAGCCGCACCGCTACCGGCCCGGCACGGTAGCTCTGCGCGAGATCCGCCGCTACCAGAAGTCTACGGAGCTGCTGATCCGCAAGCTGCCGTTCCAGCGGCTGGTGCGCGAGATCGCGCAAGACTTCAAGACTGACCTGCGCTTCCAGAGCTCGGCCGTGATGGCGCTGCAGGAGGCGTGCGAGGCCTATCTGGTGGGGCTCTTCGAGGACACTAACCTGTGTGCCATCCACGCCAAGCGCGTCACCATCATGCCCAAGGACATCCAGCTTGCCCGCCGCATCCGCGGAGAGAGGGCGTGA
- the LOC101120702 gene encoding histone H2A type 1-H, translated as MSGRGKQGGKARAKAKTRSSRAGLQFPVGRVHRLLRKGNYAERVGAGAPVYLAAVLEYLTAEILELAGNAARDNKKTRIIPRHLQLAIRNDEELNKLLGKVTIAQGGVLPNIQAVLLPKKTESHHKAK; from the coding sequence ATGTCTGGACGTGGCAAACAAGGCGGCAAAGCTCGCGCCAAGGCCAAGACCCGCTCTTCTCGGGCAGGCCTCCAGTTCCCGGTGGGCCGAGTGCACCGCCTTCTCCGCAAGGGTAACTACGCCGAGCGGGTTGGGGCCGGGGCCCCGGTGTACCTGGCGGCGGTGCTGGAGTATCTGACGGCCGAGATTCTGGAGCTGGCCGGTAACGCGGCCCGGGACAACAAGAAGACCCGCATCATCCCGCGTCACCTGCAGCTGGCCATCCGCAACGACGAGGAGCTCAACAAGCTGCTGGGCAAAGTCACTATCGCTCAGGGTGGTGTCCTGCCCAACATCCAGGCGGTGCTGCTGCCCAAGAAGACTGAGAGCCACCACAAGGCTAAGTAA
- the LOC114109691 gene encoding histone H2B type 1-C/E/F/G/I: MPEPAKSAPAPKKGSKKAVTKAQKKDGKKRKRSRKESYSVYVYKVLKQVHPDTGISSKAMGIMNSFVNDIFERIAGEASRLAHYNKRSTITSREIQTAVRLLLPGELAKHAVSEGTKAVTKYTSSK, translated from the coding sequence ATGCCTGAGCCAGCGAAGTCCGCTCCTGCCCCGAAGAAGGGCTCCAAGAAGGCGGTGACCAAGGCGCAGAAGAAGGACGGCAAGAAGCGCAAGCGCAGCCGCAAGGAGAGCTACTCCGTGTACGTGTACAAGGTGCTGAAGCAGGTCCACCCGGACACCGGCATCTCGTCCAAGGCCATGGGCATCATGAATTCCTTCGTCAACGACATCTTCGAGCGCATCGCGGGCGAGGCGTCGCGCCTGGCTCATTACAACAAGCGCTCGACCATCACATCCAGGGAGATCCAGACGGCCGTGCGTCTTCTGCTGCCTGGGGAGCTGGCTAAGCACGCCGTGTCCGAGGGCACCAAGGCCGTCACCAAGTACACCAGCTCCAAGTGA